In Halorhabdus rudnickae, the following proteins share a genomic window:
- a CDS encoding transcription initiation factor IIB, with translation MSETTTPLYTREGTNETSNDERERTEPEAESENEQTETHVCPECGGTLQSDSERGETVCSECGLVVEEDEIDPGPEWRAFDAKEKDQKSRVGAPTTNMMHDKGLSTNIGWQDKDAYGNSLSSRQREKMQRLRTWNERFRTRDSKERNLKQALGEIDRMASALGLPENVRETASVIYRRALDEDLLPGRSIEGVSTASLYAAARQAGVPRSLDEFTRVSRVERMELTRTYRYIVRELNLEIKPADPGSYVPRFASDLDLPEEVTNRARELLSGARENGILSGKSPVGLAAAAIYAAALLCNERVTQSDISNVANISEVTIRNRYKELLEADTDDEQP, from the coding sequence ATGAGTGAAACGACGACTCCCCTGTACACCCGAGAAGGAACGAACGAAACATCAAACGACGAGCGCGAGCGAACCGAACCCGAAGCGGAGAGCGAGAACGAACAGACCGAGACCCACGTCTGTCCGGAGTGTGGCGGAACATTGCAATCGGACTCCGAGCGGGGCGAGACGGTCTGTAGCGAGTGTGGCCTGGTCGTCGAAGAAGACGAAATCGACCCCGGCCCGGAGTGGCGCGCTTTCGACGCCAAAGAGAAAGACCAGAAGAGCCGCGTCGGTGCCCCCACTACCAACATGATGCACGACAAGGGGCTCTCGACCAATATCGGCTGGCAGGACAAAGACGCCTACGGCAACTCGCTGTCCTCGCGACAGCGCGAGAAAATGCAACGATTGCGTACCTGGAACGAACGCTTCCGCACACGTGACTCCAAAGAACGCAATCTCAAACAGGCCCTCGGCGAAATCGACCGCATGGCCTCCGCCCTTGGCCTCCCCGAAAACGTCCGCGAGACCGCGAGCGTCATCTATCGCCGCGCCCTCGACGAAGACCTCCTGCCCGGTCGCTCCATCGAAGGCGTCTCGACGGCCTCCCTCTATGCGGCCGCCCGACAGGCTGGCGTCCCGCGGAGTCTCGATGAGTTCACGCGGGTCTCCCGCGTCGAGCGCATGGAACTGACGCGAACCTACCGGTACATCGTCCGTGAGTTGAATCTGGAGATCAAACCCGCCGATCCCGGGAGTTACGTCCCCCGCTTTGCATCGGACCTCGACCTGCCCGAGGAGGTAACCAACCGGGCCCGGGAGTTGCTGTCGGGAGCCCGCGAGAACGGAATCCTGAGCGGGAAGAGTCCGGTCGGCCTGGCGGCGGCCGCGATCTACGCGGCAGCGCTTTTGTGCAACGAGCGAGTCACCCAAAGCGACATCTCCAACGTCGCGAACATCTCCGAGGTCACCATCCGTAACCGATACAAGGAGTTGCTGGAGGCCGACACCGACGACGAGCAGCCGTAG